The DNA region TTACGAAAAAAATTCTAGAAATGGTATAGAGGCATCTTTATGGGCTTTAAAGAAAATTATAAGAATTTTGTACAGGAACGTATTAATAAAAATAATCGTGATAGATTAATAAATCAGAGACCGACATTAGTTTGTAGTAATTGTACAGGCGGATTTTTGTATCACTGGTTAAAGTTAGAGTTTTGTTCTCCGTTTATAAATTTATATTTAACCCCAAATGATTTTATTACTATGCTAGAAGATTTTGATAATTTTTTAGAATATGGAATTAAAGAGGTTAAAAATAGTGAATATGATTATCCACTTGGTATTGGTTTGCATGATGAACTGATACATTTTATGCACTATAATAGCTTTGAAAATGCTATTGATGCATGGAACAGAAGAATGCATCGATTTGATAAGAATAATATGGGGATTATGCTTACCAATTTTGGAGAAGATATTGAATTATTAAAGCGCTTCGAACAATTACCTTATAAAAATAAAGTTTGTTTTACTTCCGAGTTATATCCGGAATATAAATCCGCTTATCATATTAAAGGCTATGATCCAAAAAAAGGTAAAAATCTCTATGCGACACAATCAATAACCGGAAAGCGATATATAGATCAATTTGATTATGTTGAATTCATAAATCATTTGGAGGATAGTAATGGCTAATGAATTAAATAATAAAATTCCTAAGGTAATACACTACATTTG from Ruminococcus sp. HUN007 includes:
- a CDS encoding DUF1919 domain-containing protein; its protein translation is MGFKENYKNFVQERINKNNRDRLINQRPTLVCSNCTGGFLYHWLKLEFCSPFINLYLTPNDFITMLEDFDNFLEYGIKEVKNSEYDYPLGIGLHDELIHFMHYNSFENAIDAWNRRMHRFDKNNMGIMLTNFGEDIELLKRFEQLPYKNKVCFTSELYPEYKSAYHIKGYDPKKGKNLYATQSITGKRYIDQFDYVEFINHLEDSNG